The window AATTACTTTATAACAAACTAATTCATTTATTGCTTTTTATAAGAAAATGAATAAAAATATTTACTCTGATTTAAACTTAATATGATTATTTAATGGAGATTAGTAATGGTAATCAAAAAACCAAGAGGAACATATGATTTATTTGGTGAAGAAATTGAGGTTTTTAACAAAATAAATGATGTTCTAAAAACAATAAGTAATACATATAATTGTCATGAAATTAAAACGCCTATTTTTGAACACAAAGAACTATATATTAGAAACATTGGTGAAAGTAGCGATATTGTTACTAAAGAGTTTTATGATTTCAAAGATAAGTCAGATAGAGAATTAGCTTTAAGACCAGAAAACACTGTTGGTGTTATTAGAAGTGTTGTTGAAAATAAACTTTTATATACAAATCCTTTTCCTTTGAAGTTTTATTATTTAGGTCCAATGTTTAGGTATGAAAGACCTCAAAGTGGAAGAAACAGACAATTTTATCAATTTGGAATTGAGTTTATAGGTGTTAAAAATATCCTTAATGAAATTGAAGGTATTTTATTTGCATTAGACATTTTAAAAAAACTAAACATTACTAATTGAAAATTAAAAGTGAATTATATTGGAAGTATTGAAACAAGAGAAAAATGAATTAACTCTTTAAAAAAATACTTTAACAAATATAAAGATGAGTTATCAGAAGACTCAAAAAATAGAATTGAAAAAAACCCATTAAGAATTTTGGATGATAAAGTGGATGGATCAAAATCTTTTGTTAAGAGTTGTCCAAAAATAGAAGAATTTTTAACAAAAGAAGAAAAAGAAGAATCAGATAATTTTATTAAATGTTTAAAAACTATAGTTAATGAATTTGAATTTGATAGCACTCTTGTAAGAGGTTTAGATTATTACTCAGGACCTGTATTTGAAATAGTAAGCCAATCAAATAAATTAACAGGACAATCAACAATTATAGGTGGTGGAAGATACACTAAACTTACTAAAGAACTAGGGGATAATGATTATATTTGTTTTGGGTTTGCATTAGGGATGGAAAGATTAATGCTAGCTTATAGAGATGAAAATCAATTTCTGTCTAATAATTCAGTAGATGTATATATTGCTTCAATTGGATCAGTTGAATCTGAATTAGTTGCTATGAACTTTGCAAATCAATTAAGAAATTTAAACTATAGAGTTGAAGTAAATTTTGATTTAAAAAAAATAGATAAACAATTTAAAAATAGTAATAAATATAACCCAAAAATTATTTTAATTTATGGTGATGAAGATCATAAAAATAAACAAGTAACTTTAAAAAACCAAAAGACCCTTGAAAACAAAGTTATAAAACTTAATGAATTAAATAATAAAATTAAAGAATTTTTTGAAAGTGATAAATAAAAAAGGTATTAATAATGAAAACTAATAATGTTGTATATTGTGGGAATGTTGATAATAAACTTGTAGGAAAAGAGGTTGTAATTAAAGGATGAATTAAAAAGAACAGAAAATTGGGTTCTTTAATTTTTATTGATATCTATGACATTACAGGGATTGTACAAGTTGTAGTTGAAGAGGAAAATAAATTTTTTAACAACTGTTTACAAACACCTAAAGAATCAGTAGTTGAAGTAATTGGAATAGTTAGAAAAAGAAGTAATGTAAACAAAGAGTTAAAGACTGGTGAATTTGAAATTGATTTAAAAGAATTCAAATTATATTCAAAAGCTGAAACTCCTCCTTTTTTAATTCAAGATGATACAGATGGTTTAGAAGATTTGAGATTGAAATATAGATACTTGGATTTAAGAAGACCAGTAATGCAAAACAATATTATTAATAGAGGGAAAATAATTAATTTATTTAGAAGCTTTTTAGTTAAAAATAATTTTAATGAAATAGAAACACCTTACTTATCTAAACAAACTCCAGAAGGTGCAAGAGATTATTTAGTTCCAACTCGTAGTAAAAAATTCTTTGCCCTTCCTCAATCTCCTCAAATCTATAAACAACTATTAATGGTTTCAGGAATGGATCGTTATTTCCAAATTGCTAGATGTTTTAGAGATGAAGACTTAAGAGCAGATAGACAACCTGAATTCACACAAATTGATATTGAAACTTCATTTTTATCAGATCTTGAAATTCAATCTATTGTTCAAGAAATGTTTATTTATGTTTTCAAAGAATTCTTTAATATTAAATTAAAAACTCCTTTTACTAGAATGTCTTATAGTGATGCAATTGAATATTATGGTTCAGATAAACCAGATATTAGATTTGAAAATAAAATCATGAATTTAACAAATTATTTTAAAGATACAAACTTTAAAATATTTAAATCTATTTACGAATCTAAAAATAGAATTTCAGCAGTATTTGTTGAAGATAACATTGTAAAACAAGATATTAAAAAATTAGAGAAATTAGCTCAAGATAATAAAGCCAAAGGTTTAGCTTATTTATATATTGAAAATGGAAAAATGAGTTCTGGTTCAATTGCAAATGTAATTGAAAGTGAAATCATTGAAAAAATATGTAAAGATAACAAATTATCAAATGGTACATTATTCTTTGTTGCTGACAAATATGAAATAACTCAACAAGCATTAGGAGCTATTAGAAAAGAGTTTGTTAACATTTCAAAGAAAATCAAAATGAATGAAGAGTTTGCTTTCTTATGAGTTGTTGATTGACCATTATTTGAATACAGTGAAGAAGAAAAAAGATATGTTTCAGCTCATCACCCATTTACAATGCCAACAGCTGAAACACTAGATACTTTTGATAAGGACCCTGCAAATGCAAAAGCAATAGCATATGACTTAGTTTTAAATGGGTTTGAAATTGGTGGTGGATCTTTAAGAATTTATAACAGTGAATTACAAACAAGAATGTTTAAATTTTTAGGTCTTAATGATAGCCAAGTAAAAGAAAAATTTGGATTCATTATAAATGCATTCAAATATGGGGTTCCTCCTCATGGTGGAATAGCTTTTGGGATTGAAAGAATTTTAATGATTATGTTGAATACTAACAGTATTAGGGATGTAATTGCTTTTCCTAAAAATTCAAGTGGTGTAGATTTATTATTTGAAACTCCATCTGATGTTTCAAATGAAAGTTTGAAAGAATTAGGTATTAAATTAGAAAAATAAAAATTATGGGTAGATTAAGAAAAGATTATCAAGATGAATTAAGATTGTTTAACAGTCAAGAGTTTTATGTTTTAAACCCTAATCAATACAAAGGATTATGGAATCAACAAATATTTAAAAATAACAACAATATTGAAATTGAAGTTGGGACTGGTAAAGGTACTTTTATTTTTAATAAAGCATTAAAAAATAAAAATATAAATTTTATTGCTATTGATAAATATCCAACTATACTAGCTAAATTATTAAATAAATTAGAGTCTTGTAGTGAAACTTTAACTAATATAAAAATCATTAGTATAGATGCTAAAAACATTAATGATATTTTTGATAAGAGTGAAATTAGTAAAATTTATTTAAATTTTGTTGACCCATGACCTAAAACTCATCATGAAAAATTTAGACTAACAAATTCTTTTTATTTAAATTTATTTTTGCCTTTATTAAAACAAGATGGATTAATTGAATTCAAAACAGATAATTTAAACTTCTTTAATTATTCACTTTCTGTTGCTAGAGAAAATTCTTTTTGTTTAACTTTTGCCACAAAGAATTTATATAGCTCAGCTCATGCTAAAGATAATATCCAAACTGAGTATGAAAGAAAATGATCAAATAGAGGATACAAAATTAATAAACTGGTAATTAAAAATAACATTTCACAATAATACTTATATTTAATATTGTTAATAAAATAATTAATAAAAAATTATTTTGTTGATTATTTAATTTTTTAAACTTATAAATTAAGTGAGGTCTAGGTATTATGAAAAGAAAAGTTATTACTATTTTAGCTTCAGTATCTGTTGGCTTAATAGCAATTGTGACTGCTGTTCCAATTTCTTATTCTGTAAATAACCACACTAATAGTAATAGTGGTTATGATAGTGATAATGATTCTAATAATTTTCCCAATCAAAATAATTCCAATAATGGATCAAATCAAAACAATATAGATCCAAACTGAAATAGTAATTGAACTCCCATAACTTATGCTAACAAAGCTAACCCTATTAATGATGGTGGTGGAGCTCATATGTTTGCTAAATATGATTCAAGATCAAATTCACTTATACCATCTGTTGGTCCAAAAGGTGTAACACCATCTCCTGGTGTTCCTAAAAACTCAGGGTTTTCAAGAAATTATTTATATAACGAAACACAAGTCAAACAAGCTAAAAGAACTGTAGGGATTGGATTCATTAGAGGAAAGGGAATGGGAATAAACTCTGGCACTGGATGAATTCTAGATTATAAATTAACTCAAGATTCTAGTTCATACCCATTAACTTGATACTTTGCAACAAATGCTCATGTGATTCAAAACTTAAGAGTTAAAAATGACATTATAACTCCAGAACGTTATGAGAATATAGAAAATAGTACTTATAATACTGAACAAATTAAGTTCACATCATTAAAAGATTATTCAATGAATACTAATTTAGACTTTTCTCATGAATATACTTATTTAACTCCAAAATTGGACAGCAATGGTGTATCCAACATTAGAACAGTAATGATTGGAAATGATTTTTTAAAAACTTCACCATCTTACTTTTCAAAATATGAAAAATATCAAAAGTTTGAAGAGTATGCAGATTTTGCTGTAATGGAAGTTACATTTGATGATGAACAACAAGCAAGAAAAGTTACTAATAATTATGCAGATGATAAAACTAATCAGTTTAAATATAAGAAACAAAGTTTGTTAGCTCATCCAGAAGATATTAAACCAAACAATTATTCAATAGTTGGTTTTCCTGCAATTGATCCTATAAAAAATTATGCTTGATCTAATATTGCAGTTAATAGACCTGAAAATCCAACAGAAGAACAGAAGAAAGAATTATCAAGTTTGGCATCTACAGGATTTTATAATACCTATAAAGATAAAGTTGGTGTATTTGATGCTACAATTGGATTATCATTTTTCACAACTACTTATTCTGTACAACCTACAACTTTTAAAGAAGAAAATTTCTTACCTTGAGGATTATTATATCCAACAGATTATTCAGCATTAACTCAAGGTTCATCTGGTAGTATGATGATGGATAAAGATGGTTATACATGAGGAATTCATTTCTTAATTGATCCAGATGCTTCAGTGAGTTTTTCTCAAGCTTTATATAGTGAAGGTTTTGATTATGGTGGTGCTTTTGGTAAATACAATCTTGAAGGCTATGACCTAATAGATGGTGGATTTATAAACCAAAAGAAATCTTATCGTGATGGTTTGATTCAACTTTATGGTAAAGATAATAGTTTTAAAACTAATTTATATCCTAATGGAGTTAACAGAAATTAAATAGTTAATTGCATTAATTTAAAAACTAGAACTTATTTAAATAATGTTCTAGTTTTTTGTTTATTTACTTTTTAAAAGCTTTAGTTTTGATAATGATTCCATTTAAGTTTGCTGCTTTTGCTGTCCATATAAATATACCTATTATTTACAAAATAAAGGAAAATACTATGGAAAAATTAAAAAAATTTAAAGAATGACTGATCAACATTAAAGGATACAGCCCAAAAACTATTGAAGTATATTGTAAATATGCTCATTTTTTAATAGAGAATGATGAAAACTATTTTATCACTATGGAAAAATATAAACATACTACCAACAATTCCAAAAGAATAATCTTAAGTTCTTTCAAAAAATACTATGAATTCACAGATGATAAAAGAAGAGAAGAAATTGAGTTGCCTAAAAAAGAAAAAAGAGTTCAAGATTATGTAACTTATGATGAGTACATTAAAATTATAGATTTTATAAAAAATCACAAAAGTAGCAACATGAGTTTAGCAATTATAAGACTGTTGTTTGAAACAGGGATTAGATCAGCTGAACTATTGAATATTAAAACCAGTGATATTTATAAAAATAGAATAAGAATCTATGGAAAAAACAGATTAGAAAGATTTATTTATGTATGTGATTCTTTAGAAAAAATATTGAATCAGTTAGTTAAGAAAAGAAATAAAGAAAATGTAGACAAAGTCTTTCCTATTACTTACAAAGCTTTATATAAAAGAGTTAGAAACTTGAGCAAGAAAGTTAATAAAAAGTTATCTCCCCATATGTTTAGAAGAGGATTTGCAACACATTGCATTGGTAAGAACATTGGTATTTACCAAATTTCTTTAATGATGGGCCATGAAAACATAAATACCACAAAGAACTATATTAAGTGTTCTTACTCAGAAGAAATGATGTCTTCAATTTTCAAGTAATTTGTATATAAAAAGAACTAATTCTATTTATAATAAAATTCATTTGATTTCTAAGGTTTAAATTATGAATAAAGTATACACAATTTTAAATAATGTTCTTATAGCGGGGATTGGTATATTTGGTATTGCCACAGTTGCTACAACTTTTGAGTTATTTACTAACTATAATTTAGCATCAAGAGAATATAGTTTCTATTATGCTTATTCTTCTGCTGACAAATCTGTAAAAGATACTATTAGTAATGAATTAAAAGAAGTTATTAAAACTAAATATAGTGGAAGCAATAATACTGAATATTTATCATTAGATACAATAGAAAGTTTAACTAGTAAGGGTTCAAAAAGTTTTTTTGATTTCTTAAAAAATAAGAACAATGAGAATTCTATTATTTACAATTATGAAGTTAATAACACTATATCAAATAATATTAATAGTGCTACTTTTTCAACAAACTTATCAAGTCTTAAATCAAAAATTCAATCCTTACAAAATACAGATGAAACTCTTTATAGAAAAGCTGTTAAATATGCAAATGAATTGGTGGTAAAAAATTATAAATATAAAAAGACCCCAGAAAATATAAGTTTTATTTCTGGAATGATATTTGTTTTCATTGCTATTATATGAGCTATAGTTTTCTGGACTATTTTTTTATATAAAAGAAAGCATAGTAAAGCAAAAACTACTAAGTAATATTTTTTTTAGTCTGTAATAAAAAAAAATATAATGTCTAAATTTAATAGACATTATATTTTTTAATTTAAAGTATTATTACTCATTAATTACATCTTCATATTTGTTTAATAAATCTTTAATAAATAGTTCAATTGCAATCATTGATCTTACATCATTTTCACAATAAGTTTTCATTTCATTTTCTAATTTTTTTCACTCTGAATCACTTACTAAATCAAAAAACCTTTTAGTTGTTTCTTCTTGGCAGACTTGACCATTGCCTATTTTTAAAGTGTTGTAATCTAAACATTTAGCTTGTTCATATATTTTTTGATTATATTTACCAACTAAGGGTAACACTTTTTTGATTGAGTAAAATCCATATAATTCTTTGAAAAAGATGTAATAACCAACTTTATCAGTGCCTGAGGATAAAATAAAAAAATCTGCTAAATCATAAATATTTTTGTTAATTTGTTCTACTTTAAATGTATATTCTTTTTCATTAATAAATTTAGCCATTTCTTTTAATCTAGAACACTCAAATGATTTATTGTAAACAATGTATGAAGTGCTGTGAGGAGAGCTAATTCTAACTGATAAACCATCTTTAATAGGCTCTGGTCCAAAGTATATTGAATCTATAATTTGTTTAAACCAATCAATGTTAATATTTTTGGGGTCAATGATAAGGTTATCACAAGTTAGATTTTCTATTTTACTGTTAGTAGTAGATTTTATTATTGAACATTGAGTAACAATTTGCATAAAAGGTAAAGAGTTATCAATCACTCTAATAGGTGAGCTTATAGTTTCAAAGTCAAAGTAAACTTTATTTTCTTTTAATTCATTTATTTTGATATTACAAAATTCATTGTTAATAAGTCCTGCTTTTTTTGTGTTAAATAAGTTTAGGTAAAATTCAGGATTTTTTGATGGTTGCTTTAAAAAGTTTTTTATGTCATCTTTCTTTTTTATTTTCTCTATTGCTTCTATTGTTTGATCTGCAACTTTTCCTGAATAGTTATAAAGGTTATATCCCATCAGTGAATATAATTTTTTTTCTGTTGGGAAATAATCACAATTTTTTATTGGGCTTTTATCATTTACTGAAGGTGCAAAAGTAGGAAAACTCTCTTCATTTAAAGAATCTTTATGAGATTGAAGTTTAGATATTGCTTCAACAAACTCACTGTTTATTTTTTTTATTAATTCATATGATTTTGCATATTTTTTTCTTGTTGCAGGATATTTTGGACACTCTGTATTTGACTCAATATCATTGTAATTTTCATACATTAAATCTTTTATTTTTAAAGGTTCTATATCTTCATCATATGGAATACCTTTCTTAATTTGGTTTGAAATAAGAACAATCTCTTCTTTTCTTCTATTTTCTTTTATCCTTGGTGAGACTGTTACTGTTTTAGATAAATTTATATATGGAGTAGTTTCTAAACTTACTTCATTCTTATTTAAAAACTTATACTCTATTAAACATAATTCATAATCAAATAATAAATTTTGCTTTAACAAATAATCTTGGTTTTCTATTACATGCATCTGAAAATATAAATCTAAGTAGTGAACAAATTTTGCAGATGTTGTTCCTTTTGTTTCTATAACTGTTAATTTATTATTTTCTTTTACAACAGCATCTGATTTTGTAATCATATTTTTATAAATAAATACTGGCTGAAAAATAATAATAGATTCATGCTGTTCTAATAATTCTTGAGTCTTATCAGCTTGTTCTTTATTCTTTTTAAATTTCAATTCTTGCTCTATATCTACAACTGTTTGAATGTGTTTATATTTTTCACATAAATAGTTTCTAGAAGCTTTATCAATGATGTTTCCTTGAACCATGTAGATGTTTTTGTTTTGTTCAGCAGATGTTGGATTGTTTTCCTTAAATTGTTTGTATAGTTCATAACTATCAATTTCTAACTCATCACTATCTTCTAATTCATCATAACTATTTTCATCATTAATATTAAAATTCTTATTCTTTTTCTTTGATAAATATAAATTTATTTCTCATTCTAGTTTTTCTTCAATTTCATTTATACTAAAAAACCACAAACCTTTTGGTTTTGTGTAATAGTCAATATAGTTATATTTGCTTAAATATTCAGATTTTTTCATAATTATATTTTTTAAACCAATACTTTAAAGTATATAAAAGTATCTTCAAAATATTGAGTAAAAATAAATTTAACATAAAGTTGTAGGTAAGATTCACTTGCTAATATAAACTATATTAAAGTTTTATAAATAACATATTTGTTTTATTGTTTTGTGCTACACAAATAGAGTAAAAGCACTATATTAGGTAAATAATTATTACTAATTACCTTTTTAATTTGTCTTGTTCAATAAATTAAACATTAATTTGTAAGATTGATTATTTTTTGAGTATAAAAGGAGTAAACTTTTTATAATAATTAAAACCAAGGAGAAAACTATGAGTGATAGTGTATTTAATAAAGATGAAAGAATAATGGACTTAGTGTCTAAACATTATAATGTTGAGTTATGTGCAGCAAATTTATATTTCCATTTAGCAACTGTTTCTAAAGCATTAGGATATGATAATGTTGCGGCTTTTTTTGTAAAAATGGGATCTGATAAACAATCAGCTCACATGTCAAGATTAGTAAAATATATGATGAAAGTTGATAGCATTTTAAAAATTAATCAAATTTCAGTTCCAGAATTAGTAAGTTTTGAAACAATTCAAGAAGTTTTAGATGCAGCATTAAAAATGGAATCAAAAGTTAGAGAAAGTGTTAAGAATGTAACTGAAATTTCTTTACTTGCAAAAGATTTTGAAACTTTTGAAAGAATGCAATGATTTGTTAAAGACTCAATTGAAGATTTAGAAGAAATTAGTGATGTTTGAACATATGTTCATTCACCTAATGTTAATTTAATTAACATAGAAAATATTGTTGGTAAAAAACTTAAAAAATCTGAATATGATGATGACCATGATGAAGATTAATTTCAAATTAATCTAATCATATTTGAATTTTTTATAAAACTATTAAACTCCCTTTTAGTGAAATACTCTAAAGAGGGGTTTTTTATATATAATTAAATAAGCACATTTTATTAAAATGTGCTGGAAATTATTTGGGGATGTCACGGTTTCGACATGAATGGTTGATCTTCAAATGCAGCAGGGTAAGCCCTTTACAGCTGTCGAGGCTAATAAATGCTAAGAACAATAAAAACGAAGCTGTTGAAGTAGAATTAAACGACTTTGAAATCAACGCTTTAAGCCAAAACGCTAATTTAGCTTTATACGCTTAATTACATTTGGTAATAAGTTCATATCTTTTTCTAGGTAGGTATGAATGTTTAATAACTAGATAGCTAATTTAATTCCTATAACAATTAGTGAAGTTCGTTAGGATTACTTTTATTTATGGGTTGTTCTTTGCCTCTATTTAAAAGGACATATTAAAGTTAGAACTAAGCTGTAGATTTTGTCGCATTGCTATTTGTGGAAACGGGTTCGACTCCCGTCATCTCCACCATATATTACAAAGAAGGTAAAGCTTTAATGTAATGCCAACAAACAATATGTAATTACTAAAATAAATTACATATTGTTTTTTATTTTTAAATTCAATACATTTTTATTTATTTATGGATGAAATAATTTTAAGCAGCATTTCATTTATAAGTATTCAATCAATATCTTTTTTAACCCTAACAAATAACTATTTATTAAATAAAAATAAAATAATATATAAATTATCACTAATTAGTGATAATATTATTTCATTCTGTTTATAGAGGTATATAAAATGAAAATATTATTTGTGATTGGAAGTTTAAGAAAAGAATCTTTCAACAAACAATTAGCAGCTAGTGCTGAAAAACTTTTAGTGTCAAAAGGTGTGGAAGTTGAATACTTACAATATGGTGACTTACCTTTCGTTAACCAAGATATAGAATTCCCTGCACCTAATTCTGTGGTTGATGTTAGAAATAAAATTAAATCTGCTGATGGTGTGTGATTATTTACACCTGAATACAATTTTTCAATTCCTCCTGTTGTGAAAAATTTATTTGATTGAATATCTAGACCATTAACACCAATGCAAAGAGAAACAGCTATAAGTAATGGTGTAAAAATTACTTTAAGTGGAGCTGGTGGACAACCTGCAACTATCAATGCTAGAAATGCATTAGTTAATTTATTTGAATTCATTGGTATGAAAGTTTATAAAGATAATCAAACTGGAGTTGGTGTTCCTAACAACTCTTGAATGACTAATGTATTAGAATTAAGCGCAAATGATTTGAAATCTTTAGAAGTTCAAGCAAATGGATTTGTAGATTTTTTAAAAAATAACTAATATAGATTAATATCCTTCATTGGTTTGAAGGGTATTTTTTCTTATAAAAACAATTTATTAATATCTGAAATAACCTATAATTTTTGTATGAAAAATATTGAAGAACTTTTAAAAAAATATAGTCTTGAATTAAAAACTATGATTGTTTTTAGAAAAGCTGGTAAAGTGATTTCTAATAAGGAAGAAGAAGTTTTTAATAAATACAATGTTACTATAACTCAATTTGGGGTATTGGATTTATTAAGAGCTAAAGGAAAATTGATGGTTCAAGATTTAATTGAAAAACTATTTACAACTTCTGGAAACATTACTTGTGTTTTAGCTAATATGGAAAAAAATGATTTAATCAAAAAAGAAGTAAACCCTGATGACAAAAGATCATTTTTAATTTCATTAACATCAAAAGGTAGAAAACTTATTGATGAATTATTAGTTGAGCATGTTGAAAATGTTAATGATATTTTTTCTGTTTTAACAACAGAAGATAAAGAGAATTTAATCCAAATTTTTAAAAAATTCAAAAATTTAAAATAATAAATCTTTTTAAATAAATGACTTTACACTTTACAAGTAAATTAACTTCAAAATTTATTATTCTTAATTTTTTATTTAGTCTTTTTTCACTGAAGAAAAAACTAATTTATTTTTGATTTTTAAAAAATGAAAGTAACAAATTGATAGTCCTTGCATACAAATTTGATTGTCAATTAGATTTAAAAGTTCTTTTTCTGTTACTCATAAATTTTTACTAACCGATTCAAATATACTTCCATCATTTTCTGGTATAGATTCTTTTAAACCTGTTACATCACATAAATAGAAAAATATTTTTTCATTCATTTGAGTAGTGGCAATAGATGGATTAATTTCATAAACTAGATCTTTATTAATTTTGATCCCTGCTTCTTCTCAACATTCCCTAATTACAGTTTCAATAGGTATTTCATTTTCATCAATTGAACCAGTTATTGGGCATGGATATAATTGATCTCATCTTTCTTTTTCTTCAATTTCAGGAAGTGGTTGATATCTTATCAAAAACAAATATTCATTATTTTCTTTTTTATAACATAATAAAGCAACACTATTTATTGAAGCCCTTTGGCAATAATAAAAACCTTTTTCAGTTTTATACATTGATAAATATTTAGTTTTGATTATTAATTTATTATTTTTTGTCATTTGAATTCTTATTAATAATTTTCTTTTATAGTTTCATAATATTATTAATTTTTAAGTTTAAAAATAAAAAAGATAATAAATTGTTTTTTTGTAATAGTGTTTGAATTTCACCAAATGTGTTAAGCATTGCAATATTTAATATCACTTAATTTAAAATGGTTTTACTAATTAGGTTAAAATTATTAAAGATTTATTAAACCTAAAATTGGAAATTTTATTAATATGGCAAAAAATAATAGTAAAAAAAGTAGAAGTCAAAGAAAAAATGATTCTAACAAAAATGTTCAAGCTAAAGTTGAAAAAAAGAACCA is drawn from Malacoplasma penetrans HF-2 and contains these coding sequences:
- a CDS encoding ferritin-like domain-containing protein gives rise to the protein MSDSVFNKDERIMDLVSKHYNVELCAANLYFHLATVSKALGYDNVAAFFVKMGSDKQSAHMSRLVKYMMKVDSILKINQISVPELVSFETIQEVLDAALKMESKVRESVKNVTEISLLAKDFETFERMQWFVKDSIEDLEEISDVWTYVHSPNVNLINIENIVGKKLKKSEYDDDHDED
- a CDS encoding NADPH-dependent FMN reductase; the encoded protein is MKILFVIGSLRKESFNKQLAASAEKLLVSKGVEVEYLQYGDLPFVNQDIEFPAPNSVVDVRNKIKSADGVWLFTPEYNFSIPPVVKNLFDWISRPLTPMQRETAISNGVKITLSGAGGQPATINARNALVNLFEFIGMKVYKDNQTGVGVPNNSWMTNVLELSANDLKSLEVQANGFVDFLKNN
- a CDS encoding MarR family winged helix-turn-helix transcriptional regulator, which codes for MKNIEELLKKYSLELKTMIVFRKAGKVISNKEEEVFNKYNVTITQFGVLDLLRAKGKLMVQDLIEKLFTTSGNITCVLANMEKNDLIKKEVNPDDKRSFLISLTSKGRKLIDELLVEHVENVNDIFSVLTTEDKENLIQIFKKFKNLK
- a CDS encoding NUDIX domain-containing protein; its protein translation is MTKNNKLIIKTKYLSMYKTEKGFYYCQRASINSVALLCYKKENNEYLFLIRYQPLPEIEEKERWDQLYPCPITGSIDENEIPIETVIRECWEEAGIKINKDLVYEINPSIATTQMNEKIFFYLCDVTGLKESIPENDGSIFESVSKNLWVTEKELLNLIDNQICMQGLSICYFHFLKIKNKLVFSSVKKD